A stretch of Sulfurimonas xiamenensis DNA encodes these proteins:
- the ftsH gene encoding ATP-dependent zinc metalloprotease FtsH → MDMQNKNDKNDNNNNNFFNKNPLITFAIFSVVIIMLFKAIIGENSVSDGTLAGSKKTKQISYSELKSLIESKSLRKVEIGQSYIKAYGTDNATLYTTRIVPGDSKLTESLDKQNIEYVGFSETNWFTEMFGWLFPFLIIIAIWMFFAGRMQKSMGSGILGMGGSKKMINSEKPKTKFDDVAGVEEAKEEVQEIVDFLKYPGRYVEIGAKIPKGVLLVGSPGTGKTLLAKAVAGEADVPFFSVSGSSFIEMFVGVGAARVRDLFEQAKKDAPSIIFIDEIDAIGKSRAAGANMGGNDEREQTLNQLLAEMDGFGTDTPVIILAATNRPEILDQALLRPGRFDRQVLVDKPDFEGRIKILKVHVKGVKMDEDVDLEEVARLTAGLAGADLANIVNEAALLAGRKSQKSVTQKDLYESVERALAGLSKKSRRINPKEKKIVAYHESGHALMAETTPGAKKVSKVSIVPRGLAALGYTLNTPEENKFMMQKHELWAEVDVLLGGRAAEEVFIGEISTGAGNDLERATDIIKSMVQTYGMSDVAGLMVLEKSRQSFLSGGGMQASREYSEKMAQDMDEFIKSSLQERYQHVVQRLQEYRSAIEDMVKLLYKKESVTGAEVREIIINFEKKSGLESKVNLVVDDIEEELKADAKMVEDEQSSKKERDDKEGLDEE, encoded by the coding sequence ATAGATATGCAAAACAAAAACGATAAAAATGACAACAATAATAATAATTTTTTTAATAAAAATCCGCTTATAACTTTTGCGATATTTTCAGTAGTAATTATCATGCTTTTTAAAGCCATAATTGGAGAAAATAGTGTCTCAGATGGAACACTAGCAGGCAGTAAAAAAACAAAGCAGATAAGTTACTCAGAACTTAAATCTTTAATAGAGTCTAAAAGTCTAAGAAAAGTTGAAATAGGGCAAAGTTACATTAAAGCATATGGCACAGATAATGCAACTCTATATACGACAAGAATTGTGCCGGGTGACTCTAAGTTAACAGAATCATTGGACAAACAAAATATAGAGTATGTTGGCTTTAGCGAAACAAACTGGTTTACAGAGATGTTTGGATGGCTTTTTCCATTTCTAATTATAATTGCAATATGGATGTTTTTTGCCGGACGAATGCAAAAAAGTATGGGCAGCGGTATTTTGGGGATGGGCGGCTCTAAAAAGATGATCAACTCTGAAAAACCTAAAACTAAATTTGACGATGTAGCAGGGGTAGAAGAGGCAAAAGAGGAGGTTCAAGAGATTGTTGATTTCTTGAAATATCCGGGTCGTTATGTAGAAATCGGGGCAAAAATTCCAAAAGGCGTTTTGCTTGTAGGAAGCCCTGGTACTGGTAAGACTCTTTTGGCAAAAGCGGTTGCAGGCGAAGCTGATGTGCCATTTTTTTCGGTGAGCGGTTCTAGTTTTATTGAGATGTTTGTCGGTGTCGGAGCGGCTCGTGTTCGTGACCTTTTTGAACAGGCTAAAAAAGATGCACCGAGCATTATTTTTATAGATGAGATCGATGCTATCGGTAAAAGCCGTGCGGCAGGTGCTAATATGGGCGGTAATGATGAGAGAGAGCAAACTCTTAATCAGCTTTTAGCAGAGATGGACGGATTTGGAACAGATACTCCCGTTATTATTTTAGCAGCTACAAATAGACCTGAAATACTTGATCAAGCACTATTGCGTCCGGGACGATTTGATAGACAGGTATTGGTGGATAAACCTGATTTTGAAGGTCGTATAAAGATTTTGAAAGTGCATGTTAAAGGCGTTAAGATGGATGAGGATGTTGATCTCGAAGAAGTTGCTCGCTTAACAGCCGGTTTAGCTGGAGCTGATTTGGCAAATATTGTTAATGAGGCAGCACTTCTTGCAGGTAGAAAGAGTCAAAAAAGTGTAACACAAAAAGATCTTTATGAATCAGTGGAACGAGCTTTAGCAGGACTTTCTAAAAAATCTCGCCGTATAAATCCAAAAGAGAAAAAAATTGTTGCATATCATGAAAGCGGACATGCCTTAATGGCTGAAACAACGCCGGGAGCTAAAAAAGTTTCAAAAGTCTCAATAGTACCTCGCGGTTTAGCAGCACTTGGATATACGCTCAATACGCCAGAAGAGAATAAATTTATGATGCAAAAGCATGAGCTTTGGGCAGAAGTTGATGTACTTTTAGGTGGGCGTGCGGCGGAAGAGGTTTTTATAGGTGAAATTTCTACGGGTGCCGGGAATGATCTAGAAAGAGCGACAGATATTATTAAATCAATGGTTCAAACTTACGGTATGAGTGATGTGGCAGGTTTAATGGTCCTTGAAAAAAGTAGACAATCTTTTTTGAGTGGCGGAGGTATGCAGGCGAGTAGAGAATATAGTGAAAAAATGGCGCAGGACATGGATGAGTTTATAAAAAGTTCGCTTCAAGAGAGATATCAACATGTTGTTCAAAGACTTCAAGAGTATAGAAGTGCAATTGAAGATATGGTGAAACTTCTTTATAAAAAAGAGAGCGTTACAGGTGCTGAAGTTAGAGAAATTATTATAAACTTTGAAAAAAAGAGTGGATTAGAATCTAAAGTAAATCTTGTTGTTGATGATATTGAAGAAGAGTTAAAAGCTGATGCAAAAATGGTTGAAGATGAACAGAGTTCAAAAAAAGAAAGAGATGACAAAGAGGGATTAGATGAAGAATAA
- a CDS encoding phosphatidylserine decarboxylase — protein MKNNLLPVAKEGWNYLIFSVAALLLFTLLDLDFLQFIAFLTTLFFLFVFRNPERQNMLYQENSVVSPVDGKVVSIEELDSKESYAYKIEVESNYLNVSLLRAPFTSLLKDISIYRGARLSSIYPLSKDINENVELIFVDKKSSNKIKVTHILKQSFKAIDIDIIKAQNILQGSRYGFMLNGVTALYVPSNFRLNISVGNELAASESLIGYFTTESKIENTNSEI, from the coding sequence ATGAAGAATAATCTTTTACCTGTTGCAAAAGAGGGGTGGAATTATTTAATATTTTCTGTTGCAGCGCTTCTTCTTTTTACTTTGCTTGATTTAGATTTTTTGCAGTTTATTGCTTTTTTGACGACACTTTTTTTTCTTTTTGTTTTTAGAAATCCAGAGAGACAAAATATGCTTTATCAGGAAAACAGTGTTGTTAGTCCCGTTGATGGAAAAGTAGTTTCAATAGAAGAGTTGGATAGCAAAGAGAGTTACGCATACAAAATAGAAGTAGAGAGTAATTATTTAAATGTATCTCTTCTTAGAGCCCCTTTTACATCATTATTAAAAGATATATCGATCTACAGAGGTGCAAGATTATCTTCTATTTATCCTCTCTCAAAAGATATTAACGAAAATGTAGAATTGATTTTTGTTGATAAAAAATCATCCAATAAAATAAAAGTTACCCATATACTAAAACAAAGTTTCAAGGCAATTGACATAGATATTATAAAAGCTCAAAATATACTTCAAGGCTCTAGATACGGATTTATGTTAAACGGCGTTACAGCACTCTATGTGCCTTCTAACTTTAGATTAAATATTAGTGTTGGCAATGAGCTTGCAGCTTCAGAATCTCTTATTGGATATTTTACAACTGAGAGTAAAATAGAAAATACAAATTCGGAAATATAA
- the hisA gene encoding 1-(5-phosphoribosyl)-5-[(5-phosphoribosylamino)methylideneamino]imidazole-4-carboxamide isomerase has protein sequence MTLYPAIDLKDGKAVRLTKGLMESAKIYSDEPWILVKKFQEMGAKWVHLVDLNGAFAGEPKNLEQIIKIRQNCNVKLELGGGIRDEETIKKMLEIGIDRVILGSIAVKNPKFVKDMAAKYPIAVGIDAIDGFVAVEGWGEVSSMKATDLASEFANAGVEAIICTDVSKDGTLSGVNVDFTVDIAKASGISTIASGGVKDEKDIEALIATNLVDGVIIGKAYYEGTLDLAKMFKLLS, from the coding sequence ATGACACTATACCCTGCAATTGATTTAAAAGACGGAAAAGCAGTTAGACTTACAAAGGGTCTTATGGAGAGTGCTAAAATATACTCTGATGAGCCTTGGATACTTGTGAAAAAATTTCAAGAGATGGGTGCCAAATGGGTACATTTAGTTGATTTAAATGGAGCATTTGCCGGAGAGCCGAAAAATCTAGAGCAGATTATTAAGATTAGACAAAATTGTAATGTAAAGCTTGAGCTTGGCGGCGGCATTCGAGATGAAGAGACAATTAAAAAGATGCTTGAAATCGGTATAGACAGAGTAATCCTTGGTTCTATTGCCGTGAAAAATCCGAAATTTGTTAAGGATATGGCGGCGAAATATCCCATTGCTGTAGGCATAGACGCTATTGACGGATTTGTCGCAGTTGAAGGATGGGGTGAAGTAAGCTCTATGAAAGCGACTGATTTGGCAAGTGAATTTGCAAATGCCGGCGTAGAAGCCATAATCTGTACTGATGTTTCAAAAGACGGAACACTAAGTGGTGTAAATGTGGATTTTACTGTAGATATCGCAAAAGCAAGCGGAATTAGTACTATTGCCAGCGGTGGCGTAAAAGATGAGAAAGATATCGAAGCTTTAATTGCTACAAATTTGGTAGATGGTGTTATTATAGGCAAAGCATATTACGAAGGAACTCTAGATTTAGCAAAAATGTTTAAGTTGCTTAGTTAA
- the trpA gene encoding tryptophan synthase subunit alpha, producing MKKLVAYITAGYPEKSFSVDLAFALSKNGVDLLELGVPFSDPVADGPLIEKANYKALELGFKFEHLLDISKTIAPKVDTLWMGYFNSFYQHNLNTLIPLAKEIGISGFIIPDLPYEESLAYKNLFDSNHISNISFIAPTDSESRIAEIVKDSKKFIYMVAYAGITGSGASEDLQSVLSSIKKYTQTPVYVGFGVNKKTAKDKVKGADGVIVGSAFVEILLDYNLNYTQKIAKCGELAKILKSEINS from the coding sequence TTGAAAAAATTAGTAGCATATATTACAGCTGGTTATCCTGAAAAGTCTTTTAGTGTTGATTTAGCATTTGCCCTTAGTAAGAACGGGGTAGATTTGCTAGAGTTGGGAGTTCCGTTTTCTGACCCTGTTGCAGATGGTCCATTGATAGAAAAAGCAAACTATAAAGCTTTGGAACTTGGTTTTAAATTTGAACATCTTTTAGATATTTCTAAAACAATTGCTCCCAAAGTAGATACATTATGGATGGGATATTTTAACAGTTTTTATCAACATAACCTAAACACATTAATTCCGCTTGCAAAAGAGATAGGAATAAGCGGATTTATCATTCCGGATCTGCCTTATGAAGAGAGTTTGGCATATAAAAATTTATTTGACTCAAATCATATATCAAATATTAGTTTTATCGCTCCAACTGACAGCGAAAGCAGAATTGCAGAGATAGTTAAAGATTCTAAAAAATTTATATATATGGTAGCATATGCAGGAATCACAGGTTCAGGTGCTTCAGAAGATCTTCAATCTGTACTGTCATCTATAAAAAAATATACCCAAACTCCGGTTTATGTGGGTTTTGGAGTTAATAAAAAAACTGCAAAAGATAAAGTAAAAGGTGCTGATGGAGTAATTGTCGGAAGTGCTTTTGTTGAAATACTGCTAGATTATAATTTAAATTATACGCAAAAAATAGCTAAATGCGGCGAACTGGCAAAAATACTAAAGAGTGAAATAAATAGTTAA
- the hisH gene encoding imidazole glycerol phosphate synthase subunit HisH has protein sequence MIAIVDYNMGNLASVQNAFAKIGAKTVVESNPQNFKKYEKLILPGVGAFPDAMQHLHERNMIEAIKEFAQSGKYMLGICLGMQLLFESSEEFGSHEGLGLIKGKVVAFDPSKFSEALKIPHMGWNRVFTKEHPLFKGLDEQHYLYFVHSYHAVCENEQDIIGKTVYGYEFASAVAHKNVMGIQPHPEKSHKNGLKILENFIKL, from the coding sequence ATGATAGCAATTGTTGATTATAATATGGGGAATTTGGCAAGTGTTCAGAATGCATTTGCTAAGATAGGTGCTAAAACAGTGGTTGAGAGTAATCCTCAAAATTTTAAAAAGTATGAAAAGTTGATACTTCCGGGTGTTGGTGCTTTTCCTGACGCGATGCAACATCTGCATGAACGAAATATGATTGAAGCCATAAAAGAGTTTGCGCAAAGCGGTAAATATATGCTTGGAATATGTTTGGGAATGCAGCTTTTGTTTGAGAGTTCTGAAGAGTTTGGCAGTCATGAAGGTTTGGGTCTTATAAAAGGAAAAGTTGTTGCTTTTGACCCATCTAAGTTCAGTGAAGCATTGAAAATTCCTCATATGGGTTGGAATAGAGTCTTTACAAAAGAGCATCCTCTTTTTAAAGGATTAGATGAACAGCATTATCTATATTTTGTTCACTCTTATCATGCTGTATGTGAAAATGAGCAAGACATTATCGGTAAAACTGTTTATGGCTATGAGTTTGCTTCTGCGGTTGCTCATAAGAATGTTATGGGAATTCAGCCTCATCCTGAAAAAAGTCATAAAAATGGGCTCAAAATATTAGAAAATTTTATAAAGTTATAA
- the panB gene encoding 3-methyl-2-oxobutanoate hydroxymethyltransferase, giving the protein MIKKMTINSIKKAKGVQPLVMITAYDALFAKLLEPSSDMILVGDSLNMSFAGKNDTLSATLEQMIYHTNAVCQGAKNSFVICDMPFGTDINSEEALKNSIRIFQETSADAVKIEGGEDKAHIIKHLCSNGIAVCGHIGLLPQAVRSEGGYKVKGKSEEEKAKLVKDAKAVERAGAFCMVIEGVKAEVAAEVAKSVAIPVIGIGAGKDVDGQVLVFSDMLGFFEEFTPKFVKKYMDGALLVKNAVKNYSDEVKSREFPQEIHTY; this is encoded by the coding sequence ATGATTAAAAAAATGACAATAAACAGTATTAAAAAAGCAAAAGGTGTTCAACCTTTGGTAATGATAACAGCTTATGATGCTCTTTTTGCGAAACTTTTGGAACCAAGTTCTGATATGATTTTAGTAGGTGATAGTCTAAATATGAGTTTTGCAGGTAAAAATGATACATTGAGTGCAACTCTTGAACAGATGATTTATCATACAAATGCAGTTTGTCAAGGAGCAAAGAACAGTTTTGTTATTTGTGATATGCCTTTTGGAACAGATATAAATTCTGAAGAGGCTCTTAAAAACTCGATACGAATTTTTCAGGAGACATCTGCTGATGCTGTAAAAATCGAGGGTGGTGAAGACAAAGCTCATATTATAAAGCATCTTTGTTCTAACGGAATAGCAGTTTGTGGACATATTGGGCTGCTTCCTCAAGCAGTTCGTTCAGAAGGCGGTTATAAAGTAAAAGGGAAATCAGAAGAAGAAAAAGCAAAGCTTGTTAAAGATGCAAAAGCGGTAGAGAGAGCAGGTGCTTTTTGTATGGTTATTGAAGGTGTAAAAGCTGAAGTAGCAGCTGAAGTGGCAAAAAGCGTAGCAATACCTGTTATTGGCATCGGTGCAGGAAAAGATGTAGATGGGCAGGTTCTCGTATTTTCTGATATGTTGGGATTTTTTGAAGAATTTACACCTAAATTTGTAAAAAAATATATGGATGGAGCATTATTAGTTAAAAATGCAGTGAAAAATTATTCTGATGAGGTAAAAAGTAGAGAGTTTCCTCAAGAAATACACACTTACTAA
- the ruvB gene encoding Holliday junction branch migration DNA helicase RuvB has product MERLVEIERFENEESLETTLRPSAWSEYIGQEQIKKNLGVFIEASKKRREALDHVLFFGPPGLGKTTLALIIANEMNANIKVTAAPMIEKSGDLAAILTNLEEGDILFIDEIHRLSPAVEEILYSSMEDFRIDIIIGSGPAAQTVKIDLPRFTLIGATTRAGMLSNPLRDRFGMNFRMQFYSPEELAKIILQASVKLNKEIVHEACIEIAKRSRGTPRIALRLLRRVRDFADVANEEKIVHSRTKFALEELGINSHGFDEMDIKLLNLLIGAKGKAIGLSTIAASLSEDEGTVEDVLEPYLIANGYLERTSKGRKATRNTYDVLNVNFEYEEGSLF; this is encoded by the coding sequence ATGGAAAGATTAGTTGAGATAGAGAGGTTTGAGAATGAAGAGAGTTTAGAGACGACTCTTCGTCCAAGTGCCTGGAGTGAATATATCGGTCAAGAGCAGATTAAAAAAAATCTCGGTGTTTTTATAGAGGCGAGTAAAAAAAGAAGAGAAGCTCTTGATCATGTTCTTTTTTTTGGACCACCGGGATTGGGAAAAACAACATTAGCGCTAATTATCGCCAACGAGATGAATGCAAATATAAAAGTAACAGCTGCTCCGATGATAGAAAAAAGCGGAGATTTGGCTGCAATTCTTACAAATTTGGAGGAGGGTGATATCCTCTTTATCGATGAGATACACCGTCTCTCACCAGCTGTTGAAGAGATACTCTACTCGTCTATGGAGGATTTCCGAATTGATATTATTATCGGAAGCGGACCGGCTGCGCAAACAGTTAAGATAGATTTGCCGCGTTTTACTCTTATCGGCGCTACTACAAGAGCAGGAATGCTTTCTAATCCGCTTCGTGATAGATTTGGAATGAATTTTAGAATGCAGTTTTACTCTCCTGAAGAGCTGGCAAAAATTATTTTGCAGGCTTCGGTAAAACTTAATAAAGAGATAGTGCATGAGGCATGTATTGAAATAGCAAAAAGAAGTCGTGGAACACCGCGTATTGCGCTTAGACTCCTTCGCCGTGTAAGAGATTTTGCAGATGTCGCTAATGAGGAAAAAATTGTACACTCAAGAACAAAATTTGCGCTTGAGGAGCTTGGCATAAACTCTCATGGATTTGATGAGATGGATATTAAGCTTTTAAACCTTCTTATTGGAGCAAAAGGAAAAGCTATCGGGCTGAGTACGATAGCTGCCTCGCTTAGCGAAGATGAGGGAACGGTAGAGGATGTGCTGGAGCCTTACTTGATTGCAAATGGTTATTTGGAGAGAACTTCAAAGGGCAGAAAAGCAACAAGAAACACTTATGATGTTTTAAATGTTAATTTTGAATATGAAGAAGGATCTCTCTTTTGA
- a CDS encoding 50S ribosomal protein L11 methyltransferase, whose product MQEYYFELTVTVSSYHSLFSDFLTDTLPIGFEETDNGFIIRSEEELDTIVWGLEQFAEALQKALGKDVELECKQRKLKNSDWIKVYQESVQPIQIDKFYIHPTWDEPSSELINIAIDPALAFGTGHHPTTASSLKAIAKYVKEGDRVLDVGCGSGILGIAAIKLGAIVDACDTDAECIENSRVNAKLNSVKFENLWEGSCSLTKDSYDIVVANIVADVLTFIANDLKNVLKAGGLLILSGILNKYESKVLKFYQDFEIQEKITQDEWVTLILKQGKK is encoded by the coding sequence ATGCAGGAGTATTATTTTGAATTAACAGTTACTGTATCTTCTTATCATTCGCTTTTTTCGGATTTTTTAACAGATACTTTGCCCATTGGTTTTGAAGAGACGGATAATGGTTTTATTATTAGAAGCGAAGAAGAGCTTGATACTATAGTTTGGGGACTTGAGCAGTTTGCAGAAGCTTTGCAAAAAGCTTTAGGCAAAGATGTTGAACTTGAATGCAAACAGAGAAAACTTAAAAACAGCGACTGGATAAAAGTGTATCAAGAGAGTGTTCAACCGATTCAAATTGATAAATTTTATATTCATCCTACATGGGATGAACCAAGCAGTGAGTTGATAAATATAGCTATTGATCCGGCACTGGCATTTGGCACAGGGCATCATCCTACAACAGCATCATCACTAAAAGCTATTGCAAAATATGTAAAAGAGGGTGATAGAGTTTTAGATGTAGGATGCGGGAGCGGAATACTCGGTATAGCGGCAATTAAACTTGGTGCAATAGTTGATGCTTGTGACACAGATGCGGAGTGTATAGAAAACAGTAGAGTAAATGCTAAACTTAATTCAGTAAAGTTTGAAAACTTATGGGAAGGCTCTTGTAGTTTGACAAAAGATAGTTATGATATTGTTGTAGCAAATATAGTGGCTGATGTTTTGACTTTTATAGCAAATGATTTAAAAAATGTTTTAAAAGCAGGCGGATTGCTTATATTATCAGGAATATTAAATAAATATGAATCAAAAGTCTTAAAGTTTTATCAAGATTTTGAAATTCAAGAAAAAATAACTCAAGATGAATGGGTTACATTAATATTAAAGCAAGGTAAAAAATAG
- a CDS encoding lipid A biosynthesis lauroyl acyltransferase, translating to MILPKKIRKGFFIFLAKVAYYLSFRYRNVGFANLDFIFGDKLTQKEKKEIIKYSFKNLLLNFLHLMEIRHMNKENFAKKITVKNIEAVEKVHEQKRAAVYITSHYCSWELGGIAVGIFAEPIAAVYKKMKNPNYQKWVLESRSNLGNTSLEKSSVIKSLIKLAKNGKASGILIDTAISSREGVEVEFLGKKVHQTATPSYLARKFNAAIIPVIIKTEDEENYTLTFFDEIEVPKTDNEKEDIQKATQLQADWLTKVIIDDPKFWFWIHRRFKNRYQYIYKKKT from the coding sequence ATGATTCTACCGAAAAAAATACGAAAAGGTTTTTTTATTTTTTTGGCAAAAGTTGCATATTACCTCTCTTTTAGATACAGAAATGTTGGATTTGCAAACCTAGATTTTATATTCGGCGATAAACTTACACAAAAAGAGAAAAAAGAAATAATCAAATACAGTTTTAAAAACTTACTCTTAAACTTTTTGCATTTAATGGAAATCAGGCATATGAACAAAGAGAATTTCGCAAAAAAAATAACAGTAAAAAATATAGAAGCTGTAGAGAAAGTGCACGAACAAAAAAGAGCAGCTGTATATATAACTTCCCATTACTGTTCATGGGAGTTAGGCGGGATAGCGGTAGGAATTTTTGCTGAACCAATAGCCGCTGTTTATAAAAAAATGAAAAATCCAAATTATCAGAAGTGGGTACTTGAATCAAGATCAAACTTAGGAAATACATCATTAGAAAAATCTAGTGTAATTAAATCTCTTATAAAACTTGCTAAAAATGGCAAAGCCAGCGGTATTCTAATCGACACGGCTATTAGCTCCAGAGAAGGTGTAGAAGTTGAATTTTTAGGTAAAAAAGTGCATCAAACTGCAACACCATCCTATTTAGCAAGAAAATTCAATGCTGCAATTATTCCAGTTATCATAAAAACAGAAGATGAAGAAAACTATACTCTAACATTTTTTGATGAGATAGAGGTGCCAAAAACAGATAACGAAAAAGAGGATATTCAAAAAGCAACACAGCTTCAAGCTGACTGGCTAACAAAAGTCATAATAGATGACCCAAAATTTTGGTTCTGGATTCATCGTAGATTTAAAAATAGATATCAATATATTTATAAAAAAAAGACTTAA
- a CDS encoding PDC sensor domain-containing protein, with translation MVPTDIQDFSRGRTKARAYFCYLFSKNIPNRLPSISQEMILPRLLKIKGDLENCDGVYLLDNKGVQISPTFQEHSQRDQDVGRILADRAYYYRAVREGRCTVTDPYPSLLTGELCVTASQPIFDENGNLKYIACLDMPLNEVLKISRLNTSDTFFYTFFKYSYALFAFALVAIALLLFINGVQSFFIYEISAVHFDAKNVFEATILLTLSLAIFDLSKTIIEEEIMGRERDHNISGPHKTMVRFLGSIIIALSIEALMLVFKFAITDPEKLVYAMYIISGVAMLLIGLAVYIKFTKLKIDE, from the coding sequence ATGGTCCCAACGGATATACAGGATTTTTCAAGAGGCAGAACAAAAGCAAGAGCCTACTTTTGTTATCTTTTTTCTAAAAATATTCCTAATAGACTTCCTTCGATAAGTCAAGAGATGATACTGCCGAGACTTTTAAAAATCAAAGGAGATCTTGAAAACTGTGACGGTGTTTATCTTTTAGATAACAAAGGGGTGCAGATTAGTCCGACATTTCAAGAACACTCACAAAGAGATCAGGATGTAGGAAGAATTTTGGCTGACAGGGCATACTACTATAGAGCCGTTAGAGAGGGAAGATGTACTGTAACTGACCCTTATCCTTCACTTTTAACAGGCGAATTGTGCGTAACAGCTTCGCAGCCAATTTTTGATGAAAATGGCAATTTAAAGTATATTGCATGTTTGGATATGCCCCTTAACGAAGTTTTAAAAATATCTCGTTTAAATACTTCTGATACATTTTTTTATACATTTTTTAAATACTCTTATGCTCTCTTTGCATTTGCACTGGTAGCTATTGCTTTGCTGCTTTTTATAAATGGCGTGCAAAGTTTTTTTATTTATGAGATATCAGCTGTTCATTTTGATGCTAAAAATGTTTTTGAAGCTACAATTCTTTTAACGCTCTCTCTGGCTATTTTTGATTTATCAAAAACAATAATAGAAGAGGAGATAATGGGGCGTGAAAGAGATCATAATATTTCAGGACCACATAAAACTATGGTTAGATTTTTGGGTTCTATTATTATCGCTTTGTCCATTGAAGCTCTTATGCTTGTGTTTAAGTTTGCTATAACGGACCCGGAAAAATTAGTTTATGCTATGTATATAATAAGCGGAGTTGCAATGCTTTTAATAGGGCTTGCTGTTTATATAAAATTTACAAAATTAAAGATTGATGAATGA
- a CDS encoding AI-2E family transporter has product MKPQYFVAILFATSLYWMYLLYVPFLLGMIIAALLAISTSNIQNFFEKTVKSKFFAALISSFLLAVLFFVPLGYFLATLTIKLNSMDFTIFKNIEVFIREFLLNPPEYLSFLKPYTDDLMKEVNVNSIASYVLSLTGNIGSMSAGYLKNSFLVIIFYFFAQYNGSYVVDFLKRVVQMSVDETTLLAKELSSVMSVVFYSIIVNAMFQGILFGIAISFMGYNGLLFGIMYGFASLIPVIGGALMWLPFMFYEFSVGNSSNAIFIALYSILVISVVADTFIKPLIIKEINLRLLEEDDAKMNELIIFFAIIAGLTTFGFWGMILGPAITAFFLTIMKLFEARTKECIT; this is encoded by the coding sequence TTGAAACCGCAATACTTTGTAGCCATACTATTTGCCACCTCTTTATACTGGATGTATCTTCTGTATGTTCCATTTTTGCTTGGAATGATTATTGCAGCGCTATTGGCAATTTCTACCTCAAATATTCAGAATTTTTTTGAAAAAACAGTAAAATCAAAATTTTTTGCAGCACTGATTTCAAGTTTTTTGTTGGCAGTTCTCTTTTTTGTGCCTCTAGGATATTTTTTGGCAACATTGACAATAAAATTAAACAGCATGGATTTTACAATTTTTAAAAATATAGAAGTGTTTATTAGGGAATTTTTGTTAAATCCGCCTGAATATTTGTCATTTTTAAAGCCCTATACTGATGATTTAATGAAAGAAGTTAATGTAAATTCGATTGCTTCTTATGTTCTCTCTTTAACGGGAAATATTGGATCAATGAGTGCAGGGTATCTTAAAAATTCGTTTTTAGTGATAATTTTTTATTTTTTTGCTCAATACAATGGGAGTTATGTAGTAGATTTTTTAAAGAGAGTTGTCCAGATGTCAGTTGATGAGACAACACTTTTAGCAAAAGAGCTCTCATCTGTAATGAGTGTTGTCTTTTACTCTATAATTGTTAATGCGATGTTTCAAGGAATACTTTTTGGGATTGCTATCTCTTTTATGGGGTACAATGGGCTTTTATTTGGAATTATGTATGGATTTGCATCATTGATTCCTGTAATCGGAGGAGCGCTTATGTGGCTTCCTTTTATGTTTTATGAATTTTCTGTCGGCAATAGTTCTAATGCAATATTTATAGCTCTTTATTCTATTCTTGTTATTTCAGTTGTTGCAGATACTTTTATAAAACCTTTGATTATTAAAGAGATAAATCTAAGACTTTTAGAAGAGGATGATGCAAAGATGAATGAGCTTATTATCTTTTTTGCCATTATTGCGGGACTTACTACTTTTGGGTTTTGGGGAATGATTTTAGGACCTGCTATTACTGCATTTTTCTTAACTATTATGAAGCTTTTTGAGGCGAGAACAAAAGAGTGTATAACATAA